Proteins encoded in a region of the Veillonella parvula genome:
- a CDS encoding TonB-dependent receptor plug domain-containing protein → MNRSWVRARRYVILSCAVACWLQMPVVMADNATVTTDVVHVRGTWAEEQAKQESQQTTIITKKDIVKKQAKSVEDIVFSETGVSRTVDSMGRVGVSIRGADPRHTLILVDGQPVMGDLAKYQGAGDELQRLGTENVERIEIIQGAASAKYGSDAIGGVINVITNKPRKTAGLQFNGEGRRTKGDGDIVPFSNFFMRADSGSLGKLKVNIHGSKRDIMPIYASERRRISAMTNDEDHGFLKNSLRYYGTNSNIGLAATYDINDKQSLGIRIDRYNEDLERYVKRSTSYLEPQVHYKRDLDRNNLNLTYTGQDNKSSWKAELNYTRTKEDDVTLTSDYGNSTYEGKNTLNYVDNVDHRQWSVTLGADTQVNKKHLLSYGIGFIRETGEGSRLKNAPHTYKRHIDPWDYDKSLAVKNGVPSSTIYDHSFRKNDAGVEQWNKEKEWYNGDKSKPNTLPEFTYEEYLQYLDPQAGIDSAAVMGLVDGPVTERTLKKRNPEAYARYQQFAKRLLAENKEFIEDYHFNKEGRKDENGKYYPALYDAYLPSFYYGAVPDFDSTKLKLNGAYFKEEYLKRVNQQTAGRAEIKKQNFFIQDTWQVNKNTTLSPIIRLDHSDLFGSNWSFNFGMTHNVHGNVHRRLKANVGTSYTEPGMGELYYNWEMYGPNITNATIGGGEARLGWYWVGNPNLKPEKSMNFDLSLEGENKNTYGKVTVFHNNIRNYMSIYNTGYLMDFYPQYDESTTYGAAKFAHAPDMIYSFRNIGKAQITGLQFEVKQTLNKHWKARLGYTYLRALNKSDKDMPRELLDKPRHKVDIGVDFEDKASGWSGSLWGDYYIHMLDSNSLSGGGNYMVSYIDPNNSDRSVIRYNLNNRKTADMYEHKTYGIWNLMIQKKIDKDSRIYFGIDNLFNHRDDDRALSARVYRIGLNMKFGFGSGESKTKLTKEQFESLPPVMLQDFITRPFDTDRKRGMELVGDYRVRNDSHLGSDRPATRVTATSYVSDEAAKNLADRKEHGLNQRIRVGVDARINDNTNVRVVGSASGQAGVDSSHETEGSKGFNHQRLEELDVTHHGSKWDHSVGRITESMGVTGYWFNKEYDGLRSVWTNKNTQVRIGVGTFKHSTGISDSAYTHAIYTHFKRVPTVEEFLGVTMDSDGANKELIVPNAGNTINFYQQLKALRDKEGILDAEVGTLKKKIDDMTSDIWSKEFIDGMSADQLAPLKAELAKLEASLPDVEARVAKEREPLRAAQFDVLRRMQEIAVKAYGVDAAKQTVSIKMPDVSVTYSYKSRYYDEDDEQWYEDERTFTQKIAPGTIGLDKKNPLFEMKLSDTTVLSNGGKTFISNWYNQNKAAIVEAYRAKAKDIATYSFGNNPYTMKFEDNAFDGLDESIYKANVVDINDSGTSGLINVKGSAYYPSMIASYFNSLARMLEKADGNSRLPREALGKYTGAVIPSIGVVLERDTIPPIEKAAYVQIKHMVTPRLGLAAWYLRSFGGSDYRFYTANGNATEAHEFNNMANIFGVGAKYQLNHNVSISFDYGQNRSDFGRFMNGNTHYDHKAGSAQFDIKGRDIGGVPHFWALRFDVGRVDMNKPGSWNAYVDYKYFAHGSFFGGNGTEAVPDRYLDGIKSFTFGGGYVPTKDLLLQAFYTFDAKGINKRDTLYGSENFKLGNYTRFQMTYKF, encoded by the coding sequence ATGAATAGGAGTTGGGTGCGGGCAAGGAGATATGTCATACTATCCTGCGCAGTAGCGTGCTGGTTGCAAATGCCGGTGGTTATGGCGGACAATGCGACTGTAACAACCGATGTGGTTCATGTTCGCGGTACATGGGCTGAAGAGCAGGCAAAACAAGAGTCTCAACAGACGACGATTATCACGAAGAAGGATATTGTCAAAAAGCAGGCAAAATCCGTAGAAGATATTGTATTTTCCGAAACTGGCGTATCTAGAACCGTCGATTCGATGGGGCGCGTCGGCGTATCTATCCGTGGAGCGGATCCTCGTCATACCTTGATTCTTGTGGATGGACAGCCTGTGATGGGCGACCTTGCCAAATATCAAGGTGCTGGTGATGAATTACAACGTCTCGGTACAGAAAATGTGGAACGTATAGAAATTATCCAAGGTGCAGCCAGTGCTAAATACGGATCCGATGCCATCGGTGGTGTTATCAATGTTATTACCAATAAACCGCGTAAGACCGCTGGCCTTCAGTTTAATGGGGAAGGTCGTAGAACTAAAGGCGACGGTGATATCGTACCGTTTTCCAATTTCTTTATGCGCGCTGATTCCGGCTCATTAGGTAAGTTAAAAGTTAATATTCACGGTAGTAAACGTGATATTATGCCTATTTATGCTAGCGAGCGGCGTCGTATCAGCGCTATGACCAATGATGAAGATCACGGGTTTTTAAAGAATTCCCTACGATATTACGGTACAAATTCCAATATAGGTTTGGCCGCTACGTATGATATTAATGATAAGCAGTCTTTGGGAATTCGCATCGATCGGTATAATGAGGACTTAGAACGGTATGTAAAGCGCAGTACTTCTTATTTGGAACCTCAGGTTCATTATAAACGGGATTTAGACAGGAATAATCTTAATTTGACGTATACTGGTCAGGATAATAAGAGTTCGTGGAAAGCGGAACTGAATTATACGCGGACCAAAGAAGATGATGTAACATTAACCAGTGACTATGGAAATAGTACCTACGAAGGGAAAAATACATTAAACTATGTGGATAATGTAGATCATCGTCAATGGAGCGTAACACTCGGGGCAGACACGCAAGTCAATAAGAAACATCTCTTGTCTTATGGTATTGGGTTTATACGGGAGACAGGCGAAGGTAGCAGACTTAAAAATGCGCCTCATACCTATAAACGGCATATCGATCCCTGGGATTACGATAAAAGTCTAGCTGTAAAAAACGGTGTTCCTTCATCCACAATTTATGACCATTCTTTCAGAAAAAACGACGCTGGTGTAGAGCAGTGGAATAAGGAGAAAGAATGGTATAACGGGGATAAAAGTAAGCCAAATACATTGCCAGAATTTACTTACGAAGAATATCTTCAATATTTGGATCCTCAGGCGGGAATTGATTCGGCGGCCGTAATGGGGCTTGTGGATGGCCCCGTGACGGAGCGTACGCTGAAAAAACGGAATCCTGAAGCTTATGCGCGATATCAGCAGTTTGCTAAACGTTTATTAGCGGAGAATAAAGAATTTATTGAAGACTATCATTTTAATAAGGAGGGCCGAAAAGATGAAAACGGTAAGTATTATCCAGCACTTTATGATGCCTATTTACCGAGCTTTTACTATGGCGCCGTACCGGATTTTGATTCTACGAAGTTGAAATTAAACGGAGCTTATTTTAAAGAAGAATATTTAAAACGCGTTAATCAACAGACCGCAGGACGTGCGGAAATCAAAAAACAGAATTTCTTTATTCAGGATACGTGGCAGGTTAATAAAAATACTACTTTATCACCAATTATAAGACTGGATCATAGTGATTTATTCGGCTCTAACTGGTCTTTTAATTTCGGCATGACTCACAATGTACATGGAAATGTACACCGCAGATTAAAGGCTAATGTGGGTACCAGCTATACGGAACCCGGTATGGGCGAGCTGTATTATAACTGGGAAATGTATGGCCCGAATATTACAAATGCCACAATCGGTGGCGGTGAAGCCCGATTAGGTTGGTATTGGGTTGGAAATCCGAACCTTAAACCAGAGAAATCCATGAATTTCGATCTTTCTTTGGAAGGGGAAAATAAAAATACCTATGGTAAAGTAACCGTATTTCACAATAATATTCGGAATTATATGTCGATTTACAATACGGGATATTTGATGGATTTTTATCCTCAGTATGATGAATCTACCACATATGGAGCGGCGAAATTTGCTCATGCACCAGATATGATTTACAGTTTCCGTAATATCGGCAAGGCCCAAATTACGGGACTTCAATTTGAAGTTAAACAAACTTTGAATAAACACTGGAAAGCCCGTTTGGGATATACGTATTTACGAGCGCTTAATAAGAGCGATAAAGATATGCCTCGTGAATTACTGGATAAACCTCGTCATAAAGTGGATATCGGTGTGGATTTTGAGGATAAGGCTAGCGGATGGAGCGGTAGTCTGTGGGGAGATTATTATATTCATATGCTGGATAGTAACTCCTTGTCTGGTGGCGGTAATTATATGGTATCTTATATTGATCCTAATAATTCCGATCGTTCCGTTATCAGATATAATTTGAATAATAGAAAAACCGCCGATATGTATGAACATAAAACTTATGGCATATGGAATTTGATGATTCAAAAGAAGATTGATAAGGATTCACGAATCTATTTCGGTATTGATAATCTCTTTAATCATCGTGATGATGATCGGGCTTTATCGGCTCGAGTATATCGTATCGGATTAAATATGAAATTCGGTTTTGGTTCAGGTGAAAGTAAAACGAAACTTACGAAGGAGCAGTTTGAATCGTTACCTCCGGTTATGCTGCAGGATTTTATTACGCGTCCTTTCGATACAGACAGAAAACGAGGTATGGAACTTGTAGGTGATTATCGTGTACGTAATGACAGTCATCTTGGATCTGATCGTCCTGCTACGCGGGTGACTGCTACAAGTTACGTATCCGACGAGGCCGCAAAGAATCTGGCGGACCGCAAGGAACATGGCTTGAATCAACGTATACGTGTCGGTGTCGATGCTCGTATTAACGATAATACGAATGTACGTGTTGTGGGTAGTGCTTCTGGCCAAGCTGGTGTAGATAGCAGTCATGAAACAGAAGGCTCTAAAGGTTTTAATCATCAACGTCTCGAAGAACTAGATGTAACACATCACGGTTCTAAATGGGATCATAGTGTTGGTCGTATTACTGAATCTATGGGGGTTACAGGTTATTGGTTTAATAAAGAATATGACGGCCTTCGTAGTGTTTGGACGAATAAGAATACTCAAGTCCGTATCGGTGTGGGGACCTTTAAACATAGTACGGGAATTAGCGACAGTGCTTATACTCATGCTATTTATACGCATTTTAAACGGGTTCCAACGGTAGAGGAATTCTTAGGTGTTACTATGGATTCGGACGGTGCCAATAAGGAACTCATCGTACCAAACGCAGGGAATACTATTAATTTCTACCAGCAATTAAAAGCCTTGCGCGATAAGGAAGGCATCTTAGATGCGGAGGTAGGTACATTAAAGAAGAAAATCGACGATATGACTTCCGATATCTGGTCTAAAGAATTTATTGACGGCATGTCCGCGGATCAACTGGCTCCATTAAAAGCGGAGTTGGCAAAGTTGGAAGCATCTTTGCCGGATGTGGAAGCTCGTGTGGCGAAAGAACGGGAACCGTTGCGAGCTGCGCAGTTTGATGTGTTGCGCCGGATGCAAGAGATCGCGGTGAAAGCTTATGGTGTGGATGCGGCTAAACAGACTGTATCGATTAAGATGCCTGATGTGTCAGTAACGTATTCTTATAAATCGCGATACTATGATGAAGATGATGAACAATGGTATGAAGACGAACGTACTTTCACTCAGAAAATAGCACCGGGAACGATTGGGCTTGATAAGAAAAACCCATTGTTTGAAATGAAGTTGAGTGATACCACTGTTCTTTCCAATGGTGGAAAAACGTTTATTTCAAATTGGTACAATCAGAATAAGGCGGCTATCGTAGAGGCGTATCGTGCCAAGGCGAAAGATATAGCAACCTATAGTTTCGGTAATAATCCATATACGATGAAATTTGAAGATAATGCCTTTGACGGGCTGGACGAGTCTATTTATAAGGCAAATGTCGTTGATATTAACGACTCCGGCACGTCCGGTCTTATTAACGTAAAAGGAAGTGCCTATTATCCTTCTATGATAGCTTCGTACTTTAATAGCTTGGCTCGAATGCTTGAAAAAGCGGACGGCAACAGTCGTTTGCCGAGAGAGGCGTTAGGAAAATATACAGGTGCTGTTATTCCTTCAATAGGTGTCGTATTGGAGCGGGATACAATTCCACCAATTGAAAAGGCTGCCTATGTTCAAATTAAACATATGGTAACACCTCGACTTGGTTTAGCTGCTTGGTATTTGCGCTCCTTTGGCGGTAGTGACTATCGCTTCTATACGGCGAATGGTAATGCTACAGAAGCGCATGAATTCAACAATATGGCTAATATTTTCGGTGTTGGAGCTAAGTATCAATTAAATCATAATGTAAGTATTTCCTTTGACTATGGACAAAACCGTAGTGACTTTGGTCGCTTCATGAATGGCAATACTCATTATGACCATAAGGCTGGATCTGCTCAATTCGATATCAAGGGGCGTGATATAGGTGGTGTACCTCATTTTTGGGCATTGCGCTTTGATGTTGGCCGCGTTGATATGAATAAACCTGGCTCTTGGAATGCCTATGTGGACTATAAATACTTTGCTCATGGCTCCTTCTTCGGCGGCAATGGCACAGAGGCTGTACCTGACCGTTACTTGGATGGTATTAAGAGCTTTACCTTTGGTGGTGGCTATGTGCCAACTAAAGATCTTCTTTTACAAGCATTCTATACATTTGATGCTAAAGGGATTAATAAACGAGATACCTTATATGGATCTGAAAACTTCAAACTTGGGAATTATACTCGTTTCCAAATGACGTATAAATTCTAA
- a CDS encoding TonB-dependent receptor plug domain-containing protein produces the protein MNRWGHTKRTIILSSAVALWLSAPLVVWADNATVTTDVVHVKGTWAEEEAKLNSQQVQIITKKEIEKKQAKSVEDIIFTQTGVSRTVDAMGRVGVSIRGAEARHTLILVDGQPVLGDFDKYSGAADEVQRLGTENVERIEVIQGAASAKYGSDAVGGVVNIITKKAQKKPSVQFNAEGMRRKSDGDVFPFQNFFIRADSGQMGKLKVGLSGSKRDLMPVLASVKRRASGMAFDYAKHNFKPNVLRYYGDAADIGLVATYEANDKNKVELRLNRYTEDLVRDVKHSDSDLEPQQHFKRTADRNTANLQWSSRAGKSDWTVETNYSRIKENDVALINYTGRSAYEGSNELRYIDNIDHRQLDIRVNANTQVNKNHLLSYGVSYAREEGSGSRLKSSPNTSTMYIDPWDYDKSLLVDRLDRLVRRKGDNSIKVYSHIHDYKFINSGGGMPQWDMDYEYYGAETKAQKPGITYDDYVNYGLSESRLSEWSSTSPNNQPVTDEFKKRYYALENRLKSENPEMAAHRANIVGDYFKYGESNDPEMRKKAPKLNGKAFLEEYRNRDQRLTTGSGTIRKINAYISDTWQVNKNLTLSPIVRFDNSSLFGSNVSASLGMTYNVKGNTHRRFKANVGTGYTEPGMGELWYNWEMYASNPVGIGVAKLGWYWAGNPNLKPEKSVNFDMSLEGENKNTYARVGVFHNRIKNYMSVYFTGDFMDFAPYLKGDAKYQRAPDMIYSFKNIGKAEITGLQAEVQQKFGKYWSGKLGYTYLHAINKSDPSMPRQLLDKPMHKVDIGITYDNPKSGWNGSIWGDYYINMLDSNTLNNGGNYWPDILSGDAGVYKKQMYEKKTFGIWNVMIQKRFNKNAMMYFGINNIFNHRDDDRATQERVYRMGVNLKFGGGDGSKTTAIGKTKHGANVNATGANVANGEVVNSESGVQNVADVVRLTDFIRSDFDTTKERGITMVGDYRARWMAHDGSNRPQSPFRANSAIGSAKANMYDANRHSFEQRLRLGFDARLNEFTNLKVIGSMSGMSGVDTSWTKSDSKGLNHQRLDTVDLTRRVKKWDVSVGRLTESMGVSGYWFGQSYDGVRAVWNGHDSQVRIGVGTFKHSTGITDSAYTHAVHKVIFRPPTAAELIGINRDDYPYDINSATKSGSDGERKDSDAPAAPDSPNGIYDSTYKGKTNSLYFYQQLKDLQDEYEAYKATLNLNWSNPNRDQEIEKANAKLAETQQKQAQVMSRLQDILTKAYPKEMAEKKFSLDIPSGGYTMYEITNKKTGEKLYKTGDLMYNVNSPLYPEYLKDKAKGLIVPTDNKEALVNPKSYVDKHGNEINQSISEIAKYNATDNWKNYNNGSLDEVWVKQADGTFKRSYDYYGQPSSDYELTGFLGAKTYKYDSGKYVFSDYDAKDALYKKNFTMSYNDYGEGGSYYGWGMPNAMYNYMYNLENVVHDAESENKLPREAIGKVIGNLIRTEGVVLEKDTVPAIDKAAFIQYKKQIGARLGLQAWYLRSFGGKTHTYLNANGNSNDEYSFSNVAHVFGIGAKYQLGANAAVTVDYGQNRSNLGRYLNGNTVYQHERGTADFTLKGHQMGGTPHFWMARLDIGRADLDVPKSWNAFIDYKYFEHGSFFGGNGTGAVPDRYLDGVRSFTFGAGYVPRKDLLLEAFYTFDAKGTNKRDTLYGSESFKLGDYTRIQGTYRF, from the coding sequence ATGAACCGGTGGGGACATACAAAGCGTACCATAATCCTGTCTAGTGCAGTTGCCTTGTGGCTTAGCGCGCCTCTAGTGGTTTGGGCAGATAATGCGACTGTCACTACAGATGTTGTTCATGTGAAAGGCACATGGGCAGAAGAAGAAGCAAAATTGAACTCACAGCAAGTGCAAATCATTACCAAGAAAGAGATTGAAAAGAAACAGGCGAAGTCCGTCGAAGATATTATTTTTACACAAACAGGTGTATCTAGAACAGTTGATGCTATGGGACGTGTTGGCGTGTCCATTCGCGGTGCAGAAGCGCGTCACACTCTCATCCTCGTAGATGGTCAACCAGTGCTAGGTGATTTTGATAAGTACTCTGGTGCGGCAGATGAAGTACAACGTTTGGGCACAGAGAACGTAGAGAGAATTGAAGTTATTCAAGGTGCGGCTAGTGCTAAATACGGATCCGATGCAGTAGGTGGTGTAGTTAATATCATCACTAAAAAAGCACAAAAGAAACCATCCGTACAATTTAATGCTGAAGGCATGCGTCGTAAGAGCGATGGCGATGTGTTTCCATTCCAAAACTTCTTCATTCGTGCCGATTCTGGTCAAATGGGCAAATTAAAGGTTGGTTTATCAGGTAGTAAACGAGATCTTATGCCTGTTCTAGCATCTGTTAAACGGCGTGCCTCTGGGATGGCCTTTGATTATGCAAAACATAACTTCAAGCCAAATGTACTTCGTTACTATGGTGATGCGGCAGATATCGGTCTTGTAGCGACCTACGAGGCAAATGATAAAAACAAGGTGGAATTGCGACTTAATCGGTACACAGAAGATCTTGTGCGCGATGTTAAGCATTCCGACTCCGACTTAGAGCCACAACAACACTTCAAACGTACCGCAGATCGTAATACAGCTAACTTGCAATGGTCCTCTAGAGCTGGAAAGAGTGACTGGACTGTAGAAACTAATTACTCTCGTATTAAAGAAAATGACGTCGCCCTCATTAACTATACAGGTCGTTCCGCTTATGAAGGCTCTAATGAGTTGCGTTATATCGATAACATCGATCATCGTCAATTAGATATTCGAGTCAATGCAAATACGCAAGTCAATAAAAATCATTTGCTAAGCTATGGTGTTAGCTATGCTCGTGAAGAAGGTTCTGGTAGTCGCTTAAAGAGTTCTCCTAATACAAGTACGATGTACATTGATCCATGGGATTACGATAAAAGCTTGTTAGTAGACCGCCTTGATCGTCTCGTGCGACGTAAAGGCGATAATAGTATTAAAGTTTACTCTCACATCCATGACTATAAATTCATTAATTCCGGTGGCGGCATGCCGCAATGGGATATGGATTATGAATACTATGGGGCTGAAACAAAGGCACAAAAGCCGGGCATTACGTACGATGATTATGTGAATTATGGTTTATCGGAAAGCAGACTTAGTGAATGGTCAAGCACATCGCCGAATAATCAACCCGTAACGGATGAATTTAAGAAGCGATATTATGCTTTGGAAAATCGGTTGAAATCGGAAAATCCTGAAATGGCGGCACATCGTGCAAACATCGTAGGTGACTATTTTAAATATGGTGAGTCTAACGATCCAGAAATGCGTAAGAAAGCGCCTAAGCTAAATGGTAAGGCTTTCTTGGAAGAGTACCGTAATCGCGACCAACGCTTGACTACTGGTAGTGGTACGATTCGTAAAATAAACGCTTATATTTCTGATACATGGCAAGTCAATAAGAATTTAACATTGTCTCCAATTGTGCGTTTTGATAATAGTAGCTTGTTTGGTTCTAACGTATCTGCATCCTTGGGGATGACATATAACGTTAAGGGTAATACACATCGCAGATTTAAAGCCAATGTAGGTACTGGTTATACAGAACCTGGTATGGGCGAATTGTGGTATAACTGGGAAATGTATGCTTCTAACCCTGTAGGGATTGGGGTAGCAAAACTCGGTTGGTATTGGGCTGGCAATCCTAATTTAAAACCAGAAAAATCAGTCAATTTCGACATGAGCTTGGAAGGTGAAAATAAAAATACATATGCACGCGTAGGTGTATTCCATAACCGTATTAAGAACTATATGTCTGTATACTTCACTGGTGATTTTATGGACTTCGCACCATATCTTAAAGGTGATGCGAAATACCAACGTGCACCGGATATGATTTACAGCTTTAAAAATATTGGTAAAGCTGAAATTACAGGGTTGCAAGCGGAAGTACAGCAAAAATTCGGCAAATATTGGTCTGGTAAATTAGGTTATACATATTTACACGCCATTAACAAAAGCGATCCATCCATGCCACGTCAATTATTGGATAAACCAATGCACAAAGTTGATATTGGCATTACTTATGATAATCCTAAATCCGGTTGGAATGGCTCCATCTGGGGTGATTACTATATCAATATGCTTGATAGTAATACTCTTAATAACGGCGGTAACTACTGGCCAGATATCTTGTCTGGTGATGCAGGCGTTTATAAGAAACAAATGTATGAAAAGAAAACATTTGGCATTTGGAATGTAATGATTCAAAAACGTTTCAATAAAAATGCCATGATGTATTTCGGTATCAACAATATCTTTAACCATCGCGATGATGATCGTGCTACACAAGAACGCGTATACCGCATGGGTGTTAACCTTAAATTTGGTGGTGGCGATGGTAGTAAAACTACGGCCATCGGTAAAACTAAGCATGGTGCAAACGTTAATGCTACAGGTGCTAATGTAGCTAATGGTGAAGTGGTAAATTCTGAATCTGGTGTACAAAACGTAGCTGATGTAGTTCGTTTAACTGACTTTATTCGTTCTGATTTTGATACTACTAAAGAACGTGGTATTACAATGGTTGGCGACTATAGAGCGCGTTGGATGGCACATGATGGTTCTAATAGACCGCAATCTCCATTTAGAGCAAACTCTGCCATCGGTTCTGCAAAAGCCAATATGTACGATGCTAATCGTCATAGTTTTGAACAACGCTTACGCCTTGGATTTGATGCTCGACTCAATGAGTTCACAAACCTCAAAGTTATCGGTAGCATGAGTGGCATGAGTGGAGTAGATACAAGCTGGACAAAATCTGATTCCAAAGGTCTCAACCATCAACGACTTGATACAGTTGATCTTACAAGACGCGTTAAGAAATGGGACGTATCCGTAGGGCGTTTAACTGAGTCTATGGGCGTTAGTGGCTACTGGTTTGGTCAATCATATGATGGTGTTCGTGCTGTTTGGAATGGCCATGATTCTCAAGTTCGTATTGGTGTTGGTACTTTCAAACATAGTACAGGTATCACTGATTCTGCATATACACATGCAGTGCATAAAGTTATCTTTAGACCACCAACAGCAGCTGAATTGATTGGTATCAATCGTGATGATTATCCATATGATATCAACAGTGCTACAAAATCTGGTTCAGATGGTGAAAGAAAAGATTCTGATGCTCCGGCAGCACCAGATAGTCCTAATGGCATTTATGATTCGACTTATAAAGGCAAGACTAATAGCCTTTATTTCTATCAACAGCTTAAAGATTTGCAAGATGAATATGAAGCTTATAAGGCTACATTAAATCTAAATTGGAGTAATCCAAACCGCGATCAAGAAATTGAAAAGGCTAATGCTAAGTTAGCAGAAACACAACAAAAACAAGCTCAAGTTATGAGTCGTTTACAAGATATTCTTACAAAAGCATATCCTAAAGAGATGGCTGAGAAGAAATTCTCCCTCGATATTCCATCTGGTGGATATACAATGTACGAAATTACTAATAAGAAAACAGGGGAAAAACTCTATAAGACTGGTGATCTTATGTATAATGTGAACTCTCCGTTATACCCTGAATATCTAAAAGATAAGGCTAAAGGACTTATCGTACCTACTGATAATAAAGAAGCTTTGGTAAACCCTAAGAGTTATGTTGATAAACATGGTAATGAGATTAATCAATCCATTTCAGAAATTGCTAAATATAATGCCACAGATAATTGGAAGAATTATAATAATGGTTCACTTGATGAGGTTTGGGTAAAACAAGCTGATGGTACATTTAAGAGATCCTATGATTACTATGGTCAACCATCTAGTGATTACGAACTTACTGGTTTCTTAGGTGCTAAGACTTATAAATATGATAGTGGTAAATACGTATTTAGCGATTATGATGCTAAAGATGCCTTATATAAGAAGAACTTTACAATGTCCTATAACGATTATGGTGAAGGTGGTTCTTATTATGGTTGGGGCATGCCAAATGCTATGTATAACTATATGTATAATCTTGAAAATGTTGTACATGATGCAGAGTCTGAAAATAAATTACCACGCGAAGCAATTGGTAAGGTCATTGGCAACTTGATCAGAACAGAAGGTGTAGTTCTTGAAAAAGATACTGTACCAGCCATCGATAAGGCCGCATTTATTCAATACAAGAAACAAATTGGTGCTCGTCTTGGTTTACAAGCTTGGTACTTACGTTCCTTTGGCGGTAAAACACATACATATTTAAATGCTAATGGAAACAGTAATGATGAATACAGCTTCTCCAATGTAGCTCATGTATTTGGTATCGGTGCTAAGTATCAACTTGGTGCTAATGCAGCTGTTACGGTTGATTATGGTCAAAACCGTTCTAACCTAGGACGTTACCTCAATGGTAATACCGTATATCAACATGAACGTGGCACAGCAGACTTTACTCTAAAAGGTCACCAAATGGGCGGTACACCACACTTCTGGATGGCTCGTCTAGATATTGGGCGTGCTGATCTAGATGTTCCGAAATCTTGGAATGCGTTCATCGATTACAAATACTTTGAACATGGTTCCTTCTTCGGTGGCAATGGTACGGGCGCAGTACCTGATCGTTATTTAGATGGTGTTCGTAGCTTTACATTTGGTGCCGGTTATGTACCGCGTAAGGACTTGCTCCTTGAAGCATTCTATACATTTGATGCGAAGGGCACTAATAAACGAGATACTTTATATGGTAGTGAAAGCTTTAAGTTAGGCGATTATACACGAATTCAAGGGACCTATAGGTTCTAA
- a CDS encoding MotA/TolQ/ExbB proton channel family protein gives MENLNYVIHLFHSGGYVMYPLLLLSFMVIAIAAERAFFYRKYAGKTFVVTHAVNEFAKLQRWDEIDKVIKENPSIASRIAEAGLKNDSSEEAMKTAFADQMGVDAVGFRKYMDYLSATVTISPLLGLLGTVTGMIGSFSILDSGAGASAITGGVGEALIATASGLCVAIMAFIVYTIFSHRLDSIINQIENMCVNIVTAKREGWK, from the coding sequence ATGGAAAATTTAAATTATGTCATTCACTTATTTCATAGTGGTGGGTATGTAATGTATCCATTGTTACTCTTGTCTTTCATGGTTATCGCTATAGCTGCAGAACGTGCTTTCTTCTATCGTAAGTATGCAGGCAAAACATTTGTTGTAACTCATGCAGTAAATGAATTTGCAAAACTACAACGTTGGGATGAAATCGATAAAGTCATTAAAGAGAACCCTTCTATTGCAAGTCGTATTGCGGAAGCAGGTTTAAAAAATGATTCTAGTGAAGAAGCAATGAAGACAGCCTTTGCTGATCAAATGGGGGTTGATGCAGTTGGCTTCCGAAAATATATGGACTACTTAAGTGCAACAGTTACAATCTCTCCATTATTGGGCTTACTTGGTACAGTAACAGGTATGATTGGTTCTTTCAGTATCCTTGACTCCGGTGCGGGTGCATCTGCCATTACTGGTGGTGTAGGTGAGGCTCTTATCGCCACAGCATCTGGCTTATGTGTGGCCATAATGGCGTTTATCGTATACACAATCTTTAGTCATCGTTTGGATTCCATTATTAACCAAATTGAAAATATGTGTGTAAATATTGTTACAGCTAAACGAGAAGGGTGGAAATAG
- a CDS encoding ExbD/TolR family protein, translating to MNLQSFRMKTKPEFMIIPMIDIIFFLLVFFMMNSLQTVAQKALSVQLPQATSASAPAQLPVVLTLDAEGHITIDNKPMSIDDAEAMVKQRIQENPNASVILQADKRAAHGQVVAIMDMLKQSGVKRLAIAAEQKG from the coding sequence ATGAACTTGCAAAGCTTTCGTATGAAAACTAAGCCGGAATTCATGATTATTCCAATGATTGATATCATTTTCTTCTTGTTGGTATTCTTCATGATGAACAGCTTGCAAACAGTGGCTCAAAAAGCCTTGTCTGTACAATTACCACAGGCTACTAGTGCTTCTGCACCGGCTCAATTACCAGTGGTTCTAACATTAGATGCAGAGGGTCATATTACGATTGATAACAAGCCAATGAGCATTGACGATGCTGAGGCAATGGTAAAACAACGTATCCAAGAAAACCCTAATGCTAGTGTTATCTTACAAGCTGATAAACGAGCGGCTCATGGTCAAGTAGTAGCAATCATGGACATGTTAAAACAATCTGGCGTTAAACGCTTAGCTATTGCAGCTGAACAGAAAGGATAA